The segment CACAGAATTTTGCTTCTAAGATATTGCAAATATTTAATCTatgaaataaagtataaaaaaaaaaaaaatgtccttttCATAATTATGAAAATCTTGGTTCCTGAGAACATCATGTGCATGAGCTAGCTGTAAAActttaattaagaaatgaacaaCAGATTTACTAAATACAGAAGTCATTTAATGACATATTAAAGTATCTTAAATTTTcccaatttgagaaaaaatgtcGATAATTTTCCCAATGGAGAGGGACCTGGCCCCGTACCAAAAAGTGCTGTGACAGCCCTGCCAATTCAAGTCGCGAGATTTTTGGACCACAATGGCCTCCAAAACCGTTATTTATAAAAGCAACatacataactatatattgatGAAGAGCTATATTTTCTAAAAGCAGTTGGTGGAAGACTGAGTTTAAACTCGATAGACTTATGCGAAAAGTAGTAGAGTTAACATACATGCTAAAATCCAGTAAGCATGcatcttttagaagcattactCATGATAATCACTAGTAGGTGGAACAATGTTTCCTGACTGTATTAAGGAGAGATAACCCACTAACTAAACAGTGTTACACTGGTCCACACCCATTAGCATTGCCGTCATGAGGCAGCTACCATATCACTGGTATAGAAGTGTTTTGcaaataatagaaatatattttacaaattgtttaaaaataaaaagcaatcGATATATGCTTATAATTTAGagatgtaccggtacatgtatacgtatgtTGTAATACATTAATTGggttgttaaaataaatttgattaaaatgctACATAAATTTCAACAGCAACTTTAGTATCCTTTTTAATATTGTAAACTTTAAATCAACAGAGCCAAACAATGACAGTCCATTGAATGGTGATGCTGCCGCCTTGTGGCCAAACCAAGAAACCTACAAGTCTGTGTTGCTGGAGAAATACGAAAAAGATGTCCGCAGTAAACAGTCGTAGCCAGAGAAATAATGGACACTTCCGTGCAATATCTTCATCTAGCATGTCTGAGACATGCATCAAAAGAGCATAAGTTTATGCTTGTATCACATTATAATAGAGATAGGAGTGAACTGACAAAAACGTGTGTACTTAACCCACTGGAGGTAGTAGAGGAAAAAAGAACCTTTTTTCTTACCAAAACTATTTAGCCAGATCtgtttaaatatcatatttaaatgaccatattcttttatatatatttaaattctgTATGCATTTCTCTTGACTCCCATCACAAACAATTTTTGTCAGATTAAGAAACAATTCACAATAGaacaattgtatattttttttattttcattaacacaTATTTTAATCTGACACATTAACTTTTTGTGGAGAATGATATAGGGTGTGCGTCATTGTGTATGTGTGCGTAGAATGTGTATGATGTttgcattttgtatttattttaatttttttcattactgtTGTACATCTTACTTAACATCGTTCTTTGAATCTCCCTAACTTTTTCTATCTTTTCTACTACTTTTGGTGTTTATTAAATCTATATGATAGGTTTGATAACTTGTAAAAAAGAATGTACTCATATGCCTAATCTTTGGAAAACAGTTGTCAAATATTCCAACAGAATAATTGGAATCCTTTattgaaaaatgttatttcaataaatttaattaaacaaatctGTGTTTATTATGTGTGACaattcaaaactacatgtaaattgaattatttttatagcTACAGTATTTATACTCACAAAAACTAGGGTTAAAGCAGTTtgccattttgttttataagttgcttcttttataaattaaaaactgtCTAACCCAGTTTTTCCTTTATACATTCAGTAgttattaaaattgtttctaTGTTGTAGCTTGAAATTCCAAATTTATTCATGAAGGTTTTCTTAAAAGGTCCGACACCTCGTTTGGAGAAGTATTAACTTCATCCATTGGTCAATGAATCAGTAAACGAAGCACTGCTAACACTGTAGCTCCAGCTGTGAGGGCAGTGGctggaataaaatgaaatttttataaacatcGTAGAAATCAAATACATCTTGATATATCAAATATGCCAAACGCTTGTTTTTCATTACAGATTACAGATAGTGATGGAATTAATGGCTATCAATCTACTTTTCTTTGTGCTTATCTTTTTTGACATTTTAGAATAATGAACTGATGTAATAAGAGAAATGTTAATGTATAAACTGGCACAATGGCAAATGccaatacaatgtacatgtaaaatgacatCGGTGCAAATGAATTTATGCACAACAATATAACACACCCTTGCTGGAActtattttcaatgcacatAATCTCAGAAAACATACCTATTGAGTAcctaaaaacatcatttttgtaGGATTCAAATAATGTCCGAACATTGGCTACGTCGGTTTCAATTTTATTGCGCAGCATCTGAAGGTTCTTTTCATTTTCTGCatgctaaaaaatatgaatacatgtatggaTATGTACATGAACATTATGTTGTTTAAGTGAACTAAACCAAATTATTCAACTAGCATCCCAAAAAACATGATCAGTAACCAACAGCCTTTCATGCATTTGCTTTTTGATTGTGGGGGCCaactcaaaattttttttctagctCCCATCAATAATTCGTGGCCTCATCATATTTACATGAAGGAAGCTTTTATAGATCATATTCTGAAGTTGTGCAAttaaataccagtacatgtatgtacatgttgcTGAATAACTGGACAATTGcatttgtattaaaatttattcttttaaaagtaaaaactctctctctcctttctcTCTCCCTGAAGGTACATTATTTCTTCAAACTGCAGTACATCTATTTGTTGTCAGCACAGACAAATAACTAACTGACAAATAACAAAGTACAAGCAAGTgattattaaatacatgtactggtacatTCTGAATTTCACATTAGCTTATGGACCATTATCAGATCCTACCTTTTCTTCTAATAATACTAAATAATCCTatacattaacaataaattattttttttcaaagaaactatTCTATTGTGATTTCTTACTGCTTCAATTGCCCTGCTCTTTTCCAAGTTGATATCCAGTCTTACATGGCCCTTAAGTTTATCTAGTTCATTTTCAAGTGCCTTTTTAAGTTGCTGTATTTCCATAGTCTGTTTCTAAagaatgataatacatgtagatgtaattATAAACAGATGTGAACATAATAGAcaagacattttaaatattattcaaattcTATCTAGAAATGTGTATttgaaaaattctaaaatttccTGGAACTCAAGTATTTAACTAAAAACAAGCTGAATAAGTCataaaaattttctttctaACTAAGCATATAAGGTACCGGTACATTCTTTTTTgtctaaatatatattgtatggCAGAAGAAAACTGAATTGATGCCATGCACCATAGAGATAagcatcatattttaaaaattcagtttgctgtcacattaacagctttcacttttttatttacttcaaaTGTTTCTATCTTTGAAAAGAGACCAATTTTGCTGCTGTAAATAGGTGAAAGTCTAtaactttttaaagataattagtTTGTATGGAAGATTATTTGTTAATAGCTAAAAAATCAGcccaagcagctttaaacaaACCTCTGTTTCACTTCTCAGCATGGAAAACTCGCTCTTCTCCAATATCACCAAATCTTTTTTGACAGAGTTTAAGTGGGTCATCATTTGTTGGGTTGTAATCtcctaaaaaacaaatataattcattttttattaccGGGTTATTAACCAGTagtgtaaatatttgcatttcatgTATCCACCTGTCGCTTGTATCAATTATCAATATACTCCAAGTACCTACCAGCTGGGCTTTTGTAACGAGGACTTTGGTTTGGTGATCTATTGAGGAATGAAGAACCTCTTGTACAATGTCCTTAATAGCCATGGCCTGTTTCTCATCAAAACCtgcaaaatgattaaattttaaaaaactgcgAATTAATGTAATGTTCATGTCAGTGTATATGCTGTTGTGCTTCAAAGTGAATT is part of the Magallana gigas chromosome 3, xbMagGiga1.1, whole genome shotgun sequence genome and harbors:
- the LOC105335898 gene encoding coiled-coil domain-containing protein 90B, mitochondrial isoform X2 — its product is MKEGFDEKQAMAIKDIVQEVLHSSIDHQTKVLVTKAQLEITTQQMMTHLNSVKKDLVILEKSEFSMLRSETEKQTMEIQQLKKALENELDKLKGHVRLDINLEKSRAIEAHAENEKNLQMLRNKIETDVANVRTLFESYKNDVFRYSIATALTAGATVLAVLRLLIH
- the LOC105335898 gene encoding coiled-coil domain-containing protein 90B, mitochondrial isoform X1, which encodes MAGIRRIAYRFTTITKTMKPISSELLSCQLCLFNDLKQFSKSSGPLKVLESTRRVDKLVVPTDYSNVSACTSSGNAPVRLYCTSKPPDVSEIRNINPLGNIQSKVYYFDTLAVVQKLMKEGFDEKQAMAIKDIVQEVLHSSIDHQTKVLVTKAQLEITTQQMMTHLNSVKKDLVILEKSEFSMLRSETEKQTMEIQQLKKALENELDKLKGHVRLDINLEKSRAIEAHAENEKNLQMLRNKIETDVANVRTLFESYKNDVFRYSIATALTAGATVLAVLRLLIH